One genomic region from Kamptonema formosum PCC 6407 encodes:
- a CDS encoding AAA family ATPase — MLKRIYIDNFRCLVNFELSVDSINLFLGSNGAGKSTVFDVLRKIQAFVSGDSKVDAIFKSVDCTRWQTSLIQSFELEIEGNGGTYKYELAIEHDRDRNGNQTHIKYERLWFDNQPLLKFGLGEMQVFRDGSLSLEWKEYPFDLFQSMLALLMPRDDNSKLTWFKERMERFIILQINPSMMVDESSKEENRLSYRMENYVSWYRYLSQNQGKIFELTNTLKEIFEGFAYFKFIDAGEKIRLLKLSFSLENDRNKLVEYKLGELSDGQRMLIALYTLIICTKSEDYTLCLDEPENFLALPEIQPWLIQLYDLCSEQKTQALLISHHPVLIDYLLASPVGYWFERQSNTPVRVKRIGTDNDTGLPISELVARGWLHDS; from the coding sequence ATGCTTAAACGAATTTATATCGACAATTTTCGATGCCTAGTAAATTTTGAACTGTCTGTTGACTCAATTAATTTATTTCTCGGCTCAAACGGGGCTGGCAAGTCAACTGTTTTCGATGTTTTGCGAAAAATCCAAGCTTTTGTAAGTGGTGATAGCAAAGTTGATGCAATTTTTAAATCTGTTGATTGTACGCGCTGGCAGACATCTTTGATTCAAAGCTTCGAGTTAGAAATTGAAGGAAATGGGGGAACTTACAAATATGAACTTGCCATCGAACATGATAGAGATAGAAATGGAAACCAGACTCACATTAAGTACGAGCGCTTGTGGTTTGATAACCAACCATTACTAAAATTCGGGTTAGGAGAAATGCAAGTCTTCCGCGACGGTTCTTTATCCTTAGAATGGAAAGAATATCCCTTTGACTTGTTTCAGTCAATGCTGGCTTTACTTATGCCCAGAGATGACAATAGCAAGCTGACTTGGTTCAAAGAGCGCATGGAGCGTTTCATAATACTTCAAATTAATCCTAGTATGATGGTTGATGAGAGTAGTAAAGAAGAAAATCGTTTATCTTATAGGATGGAAAATTATGTTTCTTGGTATCGTTACTTATCTCAAAATCAAGGCAAAATATTTGAATTAACAAACACTTTAAAAGAAATATTTGAGGGATTCGCTTATTTTAAATTTATCGATGCAGGGGAAAAAATTCGCCTTCTCAAACTGTCTTTCTCACTAGAGAATGACAGAAATAAATTAGTCGAATACAAATTGGGAGAACTCTCTGATGGTCAGCGAATGTTGATTGCACTATATACGCTTATTATATGCACTAAATCTGAAGATTACACTTTATGCCTTGATGAACCTGAGAACTTTTTGGCACTACCAGAAATTCAACCTTGGTTGATTCAACTTTATGACCTTTGTAGCGAACAAAAAACACAAGCATTGCTGATTTCTCATCACCCTGTGTTAATTGACTATCTTTTAGCATCACCTGTAGGATATTGGTTTGAACGTCAAAGTAACACTCCAGTTCGAGTAAAACGGATCGGCACTGATAATGATACTGGACTTCCTATTTCAGAATTGGTAGCGCGGGGATGGCTCCATGATTCATAG
- a CDS encoding DUF433 domain-containing protein, which translates to MTLKELQPQLLALTPDEKIQAIKILSQSLSNSWPGIEKTRGVIGGDACIRQTRIPVWLLVSYRRLGASESELLYAYPSLNAEDLVNAWGYAEVYPDEIEIAIRENEKD; encoded by the coding sequence ATGACACTCAAAGAATTGCAACCACAACTTTTAGCCTTAACCCCAGATGAGAAAATCCAAGCCATAAAAATATTATCCCAAAGTTTAAGTAACAGTTGGCCAGGAATTGAAAAAACTCGCGGCGTTATAGGCGGTGATGCCTGTATCAGACAAACGCGCATCCCCGTTTGGCTGCTAGTGAGTTATCGCCGTTTAGGTGCTAGTGAATCCGAACTTTTATATGCCTATCCAAGTCTTAATGCTGAAGACTTAGTAAATGCTTGGGGTTATGCTGAAGTATATCCTGATGAGATAGAAATAGCAATCCGAGAAAATGAGAAAGATTAA